The Odocoileus virginianus isolate 20LAN1187 ecotype Illinois chromosome 3, Ovbor_1.2, whole genome shotgun sequence genome includes a window with the following:
- the ACP5 gene encoding tartrate-resistant acid phosphatase type 5 → MDMWTVLLILQASLVLPRAAAAASTPTPMLRFVAVGDWGGVPNAPFYTAREMANAKEIARTVQILGADFILSLGDNFYFSGVQDVNDKRFQETFEDVFSASPLRTVPWYVLAGNHDHLGNVSAQIAYSRVSKRWKFPSPYYRLRFKIPRSNVSVAIFMLDTVTLCGNSDDFASQQPERPRNLAMARTQLAWLKKQLAAAKEDYVLVAGHYPVWSIAEHGPTHCLVKQLLPLLTAHKVTAYLCGHDHNLQYLQDENGLGFVLSGAGNFMDPSKKHTRKVPSGYLRFHYGAENSLGGFAYVEISPKEMSVTYIEASGKSLFKTRLPRRARSEHHHRRGLHAGA, encoded by the exons ATGGACATGTGGACGGTTCTGCTCATCCTGCAAGCCTCGCTGGTGCTCCCCCGGGCTGCCGCTGCCGCCAGCACACCCACTCCCATGCTGCGTTTCGTCGCTGTGGGTGACTGGGGAGGGGTCCCCAACGCCCCATTCTACACAGCACGGGAAATGGCCAATGCCAAAGAGATTGCCAGGACAGTGCAGATCCTGGGCGCAGACTTCATTCTGTCCCTGGGAGACAATTTCTACTTCAGTGGTGTGCAGGATGTCAACGACAAGCGGTTTCAG GAGACCTTCGAGGATGTGTTCTCTGCCTCCCCGCTCCGCACCGTGCCCTGGTACGTGCTGGCTGGCAACCATGACCATCTGGGGAACGTCTCAGCACAGATCGCCTACTCCAGGGTCTCCAAGCGCTG GAAGTTCCCCAGCCCTTACTACCGCCTGCGCTTCAAGATCCCCCGGTCCAACGTGTCCGTGGCCATCTTCATGCTGGACACTGTGACCCTATGCGGCAACTCTGACGACTTTGCCAGCCAGCAGCCCGAGAGGCCCCGCAACTTGGCGATGGCCCGCACGCAGCTGGCCTGGCTCAAGAAGCAGCTGGCAGCGGCCAAGGAGGACTACGTGCTGGTGGCCGGCCACTACCCTGTGTGGTCTATCGCCGAGCACGGGCCCACCCACTGCCTGGTCAAgcagctgctgccgctgctgacCGCGCACAAGGTCACCGCCTACCTGTGTGGCCACGACCACAACCTGCAG TACCTTCAGGATGAGAACGGCTTGGGCTTCGTGTTGAGCGGGGCCGGGAACTTCATGGACCCCTCGAAGAAGCACACGCGCAAAGTCCCCAGTGGCTACCTGCGCTTCCACTACGGGGCCGAGAACTCACTGGGTGGCTTCGCCTACGTAGAGATCAGCCCCAAGGAGATGAGCGTCACTTACATTGAAGCCTCGGGCAAGTCCCTCTTCAAGACCAGGTTGCCGAGGCGAGCCAGGTCCGAGCATCACCACCGCCGCGGGCTCCATGCTGGGGCCTGA